The genomic region ATCTGCTGGCGGGTCATTTTTTTACCTATTTTATGAGCCATAAAAAACCACGTTCTGTTGAAGAACAAATAGGAATTTTGAAACAAAGAGGTATGACATTCAGAAACGAAGGGTCTGCCCATATCCTATTAAAAAATGTCAGTTATTACCGCTTAAAAAGCTATTGGTGGGATATGCAGCAAGATAAGACAGAGCATATTTTCTATAAAGGTTCTTGCTTTGAAGACGTAATGGCACGCTACTTGTTCGATAAAGAGTTGCGACTTGTTCTGTTTGATGCGATAGAAACCATAGAAATTGCTTTGCGCACAAAGATGATTTATTACCTTTCTCTTTCATTTGGTGGTCTATTTTATACAGATAGAAGTATTTTTGTAGATGAAGACAGGCACAAAAAGCACTTAGGAGAATTGATGAAAGAATTTATGCGTAGCTGTGAAATATTTGCGAAAGACTACAAGAAGAAGTATGGAATATGGGAAAAAGGTGAGATTGTAGGTCTGGTACAGCAGCCGGAAGCATGGATTATATTCGAAACGGCAACATTCGGAACACTTTCAAAGATGTATAAAAATCTTCAACACCAACTGCCAGAAAAGGCAAAAATAGCCAAAGACTTTAATCTTAACAAGCATAATGAACTTGCAAGCTGGCTCGAAGCAATATCGTACTTGAGGAATATTGTAGCTCATCATTCCAGAATATGGAGCAGGAATATGGTAAAACGACCGATGGAAATTAAAAAACCTATAGGTAAATGGTTGAAAGGACAACTTACGGAAGATGCAAAAAAGAGGCCATACCTTATTATTACAGCTATGCTTTATCTGTGCAATGCCATTGGAATGGGAGAAAAATATAAGGAAAAGATTGTTACTTTAATCAAAAACAATCCCCAAATATCAATATATAAAATTGGTTTTCCTATGGATTGGTTCGATGAAGACATTTGGAAGTAGAAAAGGGATATATGCTGTTGTATGTTAGAACGGTGGGGTTTGACACGCAAAAACATGGCTGTTATAATGTGTTGATGGCTAATACTTTAGACAAAACAAAATGTTGCGAAAAACATTTACAACTTTATAACATGCTCTTTGTCTGCAATAGGCGGATAAAAAATGCAGTAGAAACAAGGAGAAAGGCATTTATAGCTTTCGTTATCTCTACTGCATAGTAAGATGTTAACAAGGTTTTGCAGAGAGTATAAGGCTTCGGGCAGACCAACATTGTGGCTGTTTGCCATACGTGTTGCCCTATTACCCTATTCCAATTGCACGGCTATTCGTCCGGGATATAAATAATTTCGCCATTCTCAAGCTGGTAGGCTGTGCCCACTCGCTTGCCCTTATTGCTCGATTTGGCGTCCTGATTTTTCGACGGAGTGTAGCGTTCTATCTGCTTTCCCTTCTTCGAAATAATCTCCATGTTCTGCTTTCCGGGATTCTTTACCACGGTAAAGTCTTCCGTACTGAACATTTCTGTCATCTTATAGTGGGTAACAAGCGCCACCATAAGTGCCACAGCAAACACCATTGCCGCATCGAAGAGGTTGCTGACAACGCTCATTGGGTCGTCGTCCTCGTCGTGCCCAAGTCTTATTTGTCGTCTTCTCATAATTGTTTGTCGCGGTTTTCGTCCAACATATCGGCGATATAGTTCAGCATTCCCATGTCTCTGCGATACCAACGCTGCTTAACCGCCTTCACCACAAAGCCTATTCCACCGGCAAACAAGCCGATTACGGTGGTGGCAAACGCCACTTGCATGTTGTAAGCCATAGAAGCAATGTCGCCCGAAGACAAGCCAACGAGTGCCGGACCCATAGGAATGAGCGTGCCCATAAGCCCCAACATTGGTCCCATTTTGGTAAACATCTTCGGTGTTTCAAGCTCGCGTTCCACCAAACATTCGTATTCGTCGAGCAAGAAGGTAACTTTTGCAGGACTGTTACGGTTTTCCAACATCTTGGAAATGCAGGTTACAACGGGCAATTTGCCTTTTGGCAGGTGGTCGGAAAGTGTATAA from Prevotella nigrescens harbors:
- a CDS encoding Abi family protein, giving the protein MSHKKPRSVEEQIGILKQRGMTFRNEGSAHILLKNVSYYRLKSYWWDMQQDKTEHIFYKGSCFEDVMARYLFDKELRLVLFDAIETIEIALRTKMIYYLSLSFGGLFYTDRSIFVDEDRHKKHLGELMKEFMRSCEIFAKDYKKKYGIWEKGEIVGLVQQPEAWIIFETATFGTLSKMYKNLQHQLPEKAKIAKDFNLNKHNELASWLEAISYLRNIVAHHSRIWSRNMVKRPMEIKKPIGKWLKGQLTEDAKKRPYLIITAMLYLCNAIGMGEKYKEKIVTLIKNNPQISIYKIGFPMDWFDEDIWK
- a CDS encoding DUF2149 domain-containing protein translates to MRRRQIRLGHDEDDDPMSVVSNLFDAAMVFAVALMVALVTHYKMTEMFSTEDFTVVKNPGKQNMEIISKKGKQIERYTPSKNQDAKSSNKGKRVGTAYQLENGEIIYIPDE
- a CDS encoding MotA/TolQ/ExbB proton channel family protein; amino-acid sequence: MNYITDILYWISSGLLVPVILILIFFFLRSLLLLGGFFSQYLTMRKSGILLQKEVKQLTADNLYTLSDHLPKGKLPVVTCISKMLENRNSPAKVTFLLDEYECLVERELETPKMFTKMGPMLGLMGTLIPMGPALVGLSSGDIASMAYNMQVAFATTVIGLFAGGIGFVVKAVKQRWYRRDMGMLNYIADMLDENRDKQL